One genomic window of Tribolium castaneum strain GA2 chromosome 10, icTriCast1.1, whole genome shotgun sequence includes the following:
- the LOC659747 gene encoding phosphoglycerate mutase 1 — translation MAPYKIVMVRHGESEWNEKNLFCGWYDANLSEKGKQEAVSAGKALKDAGYKFDIAYTSVLTRAQNTLQSILKEIGQTDLPVVKTWRLNERHYGGLTGLNKAETAAKYGDEQVAIWRRSFDVPPPAMEPDHPYYENIVKDPRYKDGPAPDQFPKYESLKLTIERTLPFWNDTIVPEIKAGKQILIAAHGNSLRGIVKHLDQMSDEQIMKLNLPTGIPFVYILDENLKPTANGSLQFLGDPETVKKAMEAVANQGKAK, via the exons atGGCCCCGTACAAAATTGTGATGGTTCGTCATGGCGAGTCCGAATGGAACGAAAAGAATCTGTTTTGTGGGTGGTACGATGCAAATCTCAGCGAAAAAG GCAAACAGGAAGCTGTCAGCGCCGGAAAAGCCCTCAAAGACGCCGGTTACAAATTCGACATTGCCTACACATCAGTATTAACACGCGCCCAAAATACCCTCCAatcaattttgaaggaaattggGCAAACAGACCTGCCAGTGGTGAAGACCTGGCGGCTGAACGAGCGCCATTATGGGGGCCTGACCGGGCTAAACAAGGCCGAAACGGCCGCCAAATACGGCGATGAGCAGGTGGCTATTTGGCGGCGCAGCTTCGACGTTCCGCCCCCAGCCATGGAACCGGACCACCCCTACTACGAAAACATCGTCAAGGACCCCCGCTACAAGGACGGACCGGCCCCTGATCAGTTCCCGAAATATGAGTCACTCAAGCTCACAATTGAGCGCACTCTTCCCTTCTGGAACGACACAATCGTTCCCGAAATTAAAGCCGGCAAACAAATCCTCATTGCCGCCCATGGGAACAGTCTGCGTGGCATCGTCAAACATTTGGATCAAATGAGTGACGAGCAAATTATGAAACTGAACCTTCCCACTGGCATACCATTTGTCTACATCTTGGATGAGAACCTCAAACCCACAGCTAATGGCAGTCTTCAGTTCTTGGGGGATCCAGAAACAGTTAAAAAGGCCATGGAAGCGGTGGCCAACCAAGGCAAAGCCAAGTAA